The DNA sequence TATTTAAAGTGACTTCTGTCAGACCAAATGTGATGAGGCTgtttgataatgtttttttcccttgtgtGTGATCTTTGACGACGCTacacagaatttttttttttaacctttaattgTCTTGTTGTCTCTCAATGACATTAAAAGACTTAAATTGTTGACCGTGACAGTGACCACGCGCTTCCTAAAGTCAATCATTCATGTCGCTTCCGACAGACACACTGGGATAATTATTACctcacaaattaaaataaacccCACCTCAAGTTCACACATACTTTTCACACATTTGTATGCATTTCCTAAAATAAAGTTGATTAGTATTATGTTGTATATAATCACACTGGTGAATGGATTCAGTTGTACGTGTTTTGCTTTGTTATAGATGGATAATATtcacgtttttatttttatattttgcagAGGCCCATGGCTTGCTGGGCCTTTGGCTCTTCTTAAAGACACAATTTTCTTAGATaagaaatattatattatattatatagtggaaaaaacaaaacctatatgtatataaatgataGTATACTCACGCGCAGGGTTCAGATACTCGTCGATGTATTTGGCAGTATCCATCTTCCCGTGGAAGAGCGCCTCCAGTCCGGCGGTGCGCCCCTCGCTATTGCGGGTGTGCGGGTTCTGCGTGTGTATCATCAGCAGTTCCACCACCCTCTGATGACCCTGTGAGGCGGCCAGGTGCAGCGGCAGGTTACCGCGATCATCCACCATGTTCGGATCTGCTCCGTGGTCTATCAGCAAGCGCACGGCATCGACCCATCCATCGCGCGCCGCGTCGTGGGTGACGGTGAGGCCACAGACCGGGTCGCGCAAGTCGGGGTCTGCACCCGCCTCGAGAAGAGCCTGAATCACGTGGTCGCAGCCCAACTTCACCACCTGCACGAGGGACAATCATTTACAGCAGTTAGAAAATAATATGTCACTGGTATTCATTCACcgtaagaaataaaaaatctaaatcgGTCAATAAATGACACCATTATCAATTTACACGCATTATTTGTAATAATTTACACCAcgtatttgtgttttattgtgaaataactATAGATGTGGTTATTATAGGAAAAACCTCATCAGTTAAATATACGGTTCAATCAATCGGTTCAGTTCAATACTGTGAAATTCCAGAGAAAATGATTTTTCAgtgttctgatttttttttactgtcattaactacaaaatgattcagtgacGCACTTTACCATAAGTAAAAATCCACACAGTAATACATCCTAcactgatagaaaaaaaaaaaaatctctaaaTGTGCCAGACTTTGACTCTGAGGCCCGTTTGGCTCAGCCTCTCAGATTACACCAGACTATGAAATAAGGATTAAAAACAATATAGAGGAATAATAAATTGCTGTGATATGCTACATCTCTCCACCACTTTAAGACTATTGTTATTACTAAATGGTTACATATGGTCATAAtggtagtaataataatagtaataacgtGTCATTACTTGTGCTGAGACCACGGCAGCCTGTGCAGAAATTGTGCAactgaatgtagccaccatttCCTGATATCCACCatttccatctgtctgtctgccttcaCATTTCActagttaaacaaaaaaattctCCTTGCAGCATTCGTTTTTCtttattagaataataataataataataatatgttctCATAATGTTATTCTCAAAGACTTCAAACTCTAAGCTGGAACCACAAGCTAATCCACAAACTAAAAAGAAACTAAAGATAAAAAACCTATTAGGTTTCATTAAAAAACTCATATGCACGTTCATATTAACTAACATAACATGTTTAATAGTATTCATAACTTCATATCGCGCCTAAAACAAAGATTACAAAGTGATTCAGCAACAAAGCAGAAGCAAAGAAGGCCAGAGGCAGACtaaccacacacagagacatgcagaATGCAGGatagattttttaaaaagcaagaaAGTGTATTATTACATGTTTATGAGACTTTTACACGGAATTATCAGATATACTTTTACACCCaaccctttgttttttttgctttttcagaGAATACTCCACATCAGATGTGCCACATGGCCCAACTTCCTCTCTGCAACCTGTCCCCACATTTTCGTTATATGA is a window from the Solea solea chromosome 9, fSolSol10.1, whole genome shotgun sequence genome containing:
- the cdkn2c gene encoding cyclin-dependent kinase 4 inhibitor C, with translation MAEVPLTDRLSTASASGNLHELLFLLENGADVNGLNTFGRTPLQVVKLGCDHVIQALLEAGADPDLRDPVCGLTVTHDAARDGWVDAVRLLIDHGADPNMVDDRGNLPLHLAASQGHQRVVELLMIHTQNPHTRNSEGRTAGLEALFHGKMDTAKYIDEYLNPAH